In the Grimontia kaedaensis genome, one interval contains:
- the yajC gene encoding preprotein translocase subunit YajC translates to MFISQAHAAAEGAPQGGGMQLFIMLGLFAVIFYFMIYRPQAKRVKEHKNLMASMGKGDEVLTGGGLVGKITKIADDNDFIVIALSDNNEVTIKKDFVTAVLPKGTIQSL, encoded by the coding sequence ATGTTTATTTCTCAAGCTCATGCAGCAGCAGAAGGCGCACCACAAGGCGGCGGTATGCAGCTATTTATCATGCTTGGCCTGTTTGCCGTTATTTTCTACTTCATGATTTACCGTCCACAGGCGAAACGTGTGAAAGAGCACAAGAACCTGATGGCATCAATGGGCAAGGGCGATGAAGTTCTGACCGGTGGCGGCCTGGTGGGTAAAATTACTAAGATTGCTGATGACAACGACTTCATCGTTATCGCACTGAGTGACAACAACGAAGTGACCATCAAAAAGGATTTTGTGACTGCAGTTTTGCCAAAAGGCACCATTCAGTCGCTGTAA
- the tgt gene encoding tRNA guanosine(34) transglycosylase Tgt, whose protein sequence is MKYELIKKEGRARRGRLVFERGTVETPAFMPVGTYGTVKGMTPEEVADTGAQILLGNTFHLWLRPGQEIMRAHGDLHDFMNWQGPILTDSGGFQVFSLGAMRKITEEGVHFRNPVNGDKIFMDAEKSMEIQYDLGSDIVMIFDECTPYPATHEEAKKSMEMSLRWAQRSRNHFDKMGNKNALFGIVQGSVYEDLRDVSVEGLTNIGFDGYAVGGLAVGEPKEDMHRVLEHTCPKLPEDKPRYLMGVGKPEDLVEGVRRGIDMFDCVMPTRNARNGHLFVTGGVIKIRNAKHKSDTTALDPECDCYTCRNYSKAYLHHLDRCNEILGARLNTIHNLRYYQRLMESLRNAIDEGRLETFVKEFYERRGREVPPLKED, encoded by the coding sequence GTGAAATACGAACTGATTAAGAAAGAAGGCCGCGCGCGTCGTGGTCGTCTGGTTTTTGAACGCGGCACTGTAGAAACCCCGGCATTTATGCCAGTGGGTACTTACGGCACCGTAAAAGGGATGACACCGGAAGAAGTGGCTGATACCGGCGCACAAATTCTTCTGGGTAACACCTTCCACCTATGGCTGCGCCCTGGTCAGGAAATCATGCGTGCCCACGGTGACTTGCACGATTTCATGAACTGGCAGGGTCCTATCCTGACCGATTCAGGCGGTTTCCAGGTATTCAGCCTGGGTGCAATGCGTAAAATCACCGAAGAAGGTGTTCATTTCCGCAACCCTGTCAACGGCGACAAAATTTTCATGGACGCAGAGAAGTCGATGGAAATCCAATACGATCTGGGTTCTGACATCGTAATGATCTTCGACGAGTGTACGCCTTACCCGGCGACACACGAAGAAGCGAAGAAATCGATGGAAATGAGCCTGCGTTGGGCACAACGTAGCCGTAATCATTTCGACAAAATGGGCAACAAAAATGCACTATTTGGCATCGTTCAAGGGTCTGTCTATGAAGACCTGCGTGATGTGTCAGTAGAAGGTCTGACCAACATTGGTTTTGATGGTTATGCGGTCGGTGGTCTGGCGGTGGGTGAGCCAAAAGAAGACATGCATCGCGTTCTGGAACATACCTGTCCAAAACTGCCGGAAGATAAGCCACGTTACCTGATGGGTGTAGGTAAACCGGAAGATTTGGTGGAAGGTGTTCGCCGTGGTATCGACATGTTTGACTGTGTCATGCCAACGCGTAACGCGCGTAATGGGCACCTGTTTGTGACCGGCGGTGTGATCAAGATCCGTAATGCGAAGCATAAAAGTGACACAACTGCACTGGATCCAGAGTGCGACTGTTACACTTGCCGCAACTACAGCAAGGCATATCTGCATCATCTTGATCGCTGTAACGAAATTCTGGGCGCACGTCTCAACACCATCCACAACCTGCGTTACTACCAGCGCCTGATGGAGAGTTTGCGTAACGCTATTGACGAAGGTAGATTAGAGACCTTTGTTAAGGAATTCTACGAACGCCGTGGCCGTGAAGTGCCACCGCTGAAAGAAGACTAA
- the queA gene encoding tRNA preQ1(34) S-adenosylmethionine ribosyltransferase-isomerase QueA: MQVSDFHFDLPDSLIARYPQADRTASRLLQLNGNSGELSHKQFTDILDLVEPGDLMVFNNTRVIPARVYGRKASGGKIEVLVERMLDEKSILAHVRASKPPKPGTQLFLGENDEFEAEMVARHDALFEIHFSGEQAVLDILNQVGHMPLPPYIDRPDEESDKERYQTVYNEKPGAVAAPTAGLHFDENILAALKKKGVETAFVTLHVGAGTFQPVRVDDINDHVMHSEYAEVPQEVVDAVLATKARGNRVIAVGTTSVRSLESAAQYSKNEGTELKPFFNDTQIFIYPGYEWQLVDALVTNFHLPESTLIMLVSSFAGYEHVMNAYQEAVNNEYRFFSYGDAMFVTRQTEV; encoded by the coding sequence ATGCAAGTATCCGATTTTCATTTTGACCTTCCAGACTCGCTGATCGCGCGTTATCCGCAGGCTGATCGTACTGCGAGTCGTTTGCTGCAACTGAACGGCAATTCCGGCGAGCTGAGTCATAAGCAATTTACTGACATCCTTGATCTTGTTGAGCCAGGTGACCTGATGGTGTTCAACAATACCCGGGTAATCCCTGCGCGCGTTTATGGCCGCAAAGCGTCCGGTGGCAAGATTGAGGTGCTGGTGGAGCGTATGCTGGATGAAAAGTCGATCCTTGCACATGTTCGTGCTTCCAAGCCGCCTAAGCCGGGGACACAGTTGTTCCTGGGTGAAAATGACGAGTTTGAAGCAGAAATGGTTGCCCGTCATGATGCGCTTTTTGAAATTCACTTCAGCGGCGAGCAAGCTGTACTTGATATCTTAAATCAGGTTGGTCACATGCCGTTGCCGCCTTACATCGATCGTCCTGATGAAGAGTCGGACAAAGAGCGTTACCAAACGGTTTATAACGAAAAGCCGGGTGCAGTCGCTGCGCCGACAGCAGGTCTGCACTTTGACGAAAACATCCTCGCTGCACTCAAGAAGAAAGGCGTAGAAACGGCATTTGTGACCCTTCACGTTGGCGCGGGTACTTTCCAGCCAGTGCGTGTTGATGACATCAATGATCACGTGATGCATTCCGAATATGCTGAAGTGCCGCAAGAAGTGGTGGATGCAGTTCTGGCAACCAAAGCGCGCGGAAACCGCGTGATTGCAGTTGGTACAACATCGGTCCGTTCACTGGAAAGTGCGGCTCAGTATTCAAAGAATGAAGGCACTGAACTGAAGCCTTTCTTCAACGACACCCAGATTTTCATCTATCCGGGTTACGAATGGCAGCTGGTGGACGCATTGGTGACTAACTTCCACTTGCCGGAATCGACTTTGATCATGCTGGTGTCTTCTTTTGCAGGTTATGAGCATGTGATGAATGCCTATCAAGAAGCCGTGAACAATGAATATCGTTTCTTCAGTTACGGAGATGCGATGTTTGTCACCCGCCAGACTGAGGTATAA
- a CDS encoding S1 family peptidase: MKRLMLAGVVSFCSLSAYSASVLAESKAPRIINGDYASIEATPWQAFLTIGNRFQGSYSCGGIIISDNYVLTAAHCVDGFRAGDIKIFAGFESREYSGVGISASAVTMHPDYEDFQFTADIALVKLASALPSTVKPIRLLSPTEQSEMDTEFNGAASQNLYVSGWGSTSTNGDASQYLRKTYLNGVRDLSCSWVNQFGYDQNLADAYVCANETFTTGICSGDSGGPLVWQNKNNAGDADMGYRAVGIVSFSSAFFGCGSPSAEDGFSQISTYYDWINQNMDGGYTEPTPTFTQDIFDQSVNYNPVGNPPIVPVYPGSGEDSDGGEEDVTPPPTPPISGSGGGGSFAWLSLLSLGLLIFRRRLS, translated from the coding sequence ATGAAACGACTGATGTTGGCTGGTGTTGTATCATTTTGTAGTTTATCTGCTTATTCAGCTTCCGTGCTCGCAGAATCTAAAGCACCGAGGATTATCAATGGCGACTACGCATCAATTGAAGCAACGCCTTGGCAAGCATTCCTTACTATTGGAAATCGGTTCCAAGGATCTTATTCCTGCGGTGGTATCATTATTTCCGACAACTATGTATTAACCGCTGCGCATTGTGTTGATGGTTTCAGGGCAGGTGACATTAAGATTTTTGCAGGCTTTGAAAGTAGAGAATATTCTGGCGTTGGTATCTCGGCCTCTGCCGTCACAATGCACCCAGACTACGAAGACTTCCAGTTTACTGCTGATATAGCCCTTGTAAAGTTAGCCTCAGCTTTACCTTCTACCGTTAAACCAATAAGACTTCTTTCGCCGACAGAGCAATCGGAAATGGACACAGAGTTTAATGGTGCGGCTAGTCAGAATCTTTATGTTTCAGGTTGGGGGTCGACCAGTACTAACGGTGATGCTAGTCAGTATTTACGGAAAACGTACTTGAATGGTGTGAGAGACCTTTCATGCAGCTGGGTGAATCAGTTTGGTTATGATCAAAACTTAGCTGATGCTTATGTCTGTGCTAATGAGACTTTCACTACCGGTATTTGTTCTGGAGACTCTGGTGGCCCTCTAGTGTGGCAAAACAAGAATAATGCTGGCGATGCTGACATGGGGTATCGTGCGGTAGGTATCGTGAGTTTTTCGAGTGCGTTTTTTGGTTGTGGCAGCCCATCAGCAGAAGATGGTTTTTCACAGATCAGTACTTACTACGACTGGATAAACCAGAACATGGATGGTGGCTACACTGAACCCACCCCGACGTTCACGCAAGACATTTTTGATCAAAGCGTCAACTATAATCCTGTTGGTAACCCACCAATTGTTCCTGTTTATCCGGGAAGTGGAGAAGATTCTGACGGTGGTGAAGAAGATGTAACCCCGCCTCCAACCCCACCAATAAGTGGCAGTGGTGGAGGCGGCTCTTTCGCTTGGCTATCACTGCTCTCATTGGGGCTTCTGATTTTCCGCCGCCGACTGTCATAA
- a CDS encoding serine protease has product MRMKLIAILLLFFSFQGLAAEPSPNVVGGSDASINDAPWQAFLRIGSNFCGGVVISSRWILTAAHCLDTADDDDPFSLASANSVSVYTGTAEINGANFSSFQSSVDSIYTNSSYNKDTLQNDIALVKLSSDVHPNASTVVLPNDTVQAAVDATGNLNNNDMQLTGWGYTDTGRSQSTNTLQKATLSALSDATCASQWGTTLTNVSDYQSKYFCAQASGVGACNGDSGGPLIWYDPSRAGDADGGATLIGLVSFGVASQCASPTVPDVFTQVASYTDWVSDCQSGSCASQSSVVMESNGGGGSLGILFILSLVLSRLIFGHYHRVQ; this is encoded by the coding sequence ATGCGCATGAAACTCATAGCGATATTATTACTTTTTTTCTCTTTTCAGGGGCTCGCTGCAGAGCCGTCTCCTAATGTGGTGGGGGGGAGTGATGCTTCCATCAATGATGCCCCCTGGCAGGCATTTCTGAGAATAGGGAGTAACTTTTGTGGTGGGGTGGTGATTTCTTCCCGCTGGATTTTGACTGCGGCACATTGCCTTGACACTGCCGATGACGATGACCCTTTTTCTCTGGCATCAGCCAACTCTGTCTCGGTCTACACGGGAACAGCGGAAATTAACGGGGCAAATTTTTCCAGCTTTCAATCTTCCGTCGACTCTATTTATACCAACAGCAGTTACAACAAAGATACGCTGCAAAACGATATTGCCTTGGTAAAACTTTCCTCCGATGTCCATCCTAATGCTTCAACCGTGGTGTTGCCCAATGACACGGTACAAGCTGCCGTCGATGCGACGGGGAACCTCAATAACAATGATATGCAGCTAACTGGCTGGGGTTACACCGACACGGGGCGGAGCCAATCGACCAATACACTTCAGAAAGCGACGCTTTCTGCATTGAGTGATGCCACCTGTGCATCACAATGGGGGACAACGCTAACCAATGTCTCTGACTATCAATCCAAATATTTTTGTGCTCAGGCAAGTGGTGTTGGCGCCTGTAACGGTGACTCCGGAGGCCCACTGATTTGGTATGACCCCTCACGCGCTGGCGATGCTGATGGCGGCGCAACCCTAATAGGCTTAGTGAGCTTCGGTGTGGCTTCGCAGTGTGCGTCCCCGACGGTTCCAGACGTTTTTACCCAGGTTGCCAGCTATACAGATTGGGTTTCTGATTGTCAGAGTGGAAGCTGTGCGAGCCAGTCTTCCGTAGTTATGGAAAGTAACGGGGGAGGTGGTTCTCTGGGGATTCTGTTTATCTTATCGCTGGTTTTGTCACGCTTGATATTTGGGCATTATCACCGTGTTCAATAA
- a CDS encoding CBS domain-containing protein: MDSLRIRHVPIVSASGKLEGLVTQRDVLAAQTSSLEKAVGENEPMQAPLSRFLKRSLYTVSPCAGLKEAALYMQKRKIGCLPVVEDDRLVGIITDSDKHVPLKIG; encoded by the coding sequence ATGGATTCTCTCCGTATTCGCCACGTTCCTATTGTCAGTGCTTCCGGAAAGCTTGAAGGTCTGGTGACACAGCGTGATGTCCTTGCCGCCCAGACATCCAGCCTGGAAAAAGCGGTAGGTGAAAACGAGCCGATGCAAGCGCCTCTGTCCCGATTTCTCAAGCGTTCTTTATATACGGTCTCACCATGTGCTGGGCTCAAAGAGGCTGCATTATATATGCAGAAACGAAAGATCGGCTGCTTGCCTGTCGTTGAGGACGACAGACTGGTCGGTATTATCACAGATAGCGACAAACACGTGCCACTTAAGATAGGCTAA